From one Bacteroides fragilis NCTC 9343 genomic stretch:
- a CDS encoding DUF4248 domain-containing protein, whose translation MNQRKEEDTTEADFIIRSYTKAELAQLYCPGLDPVLALQKLYRWMRKNTALTQALSDVNYNKYRHSFLKREVRLIVYYLGEP comes from the coding sequence ATGAATCAAAGAAAAGAAGAAGACACAACCGAAGCCGATTTCATCATCCGCTCGTACACCAAAGCCGAACTTGCACAGCTTTACTGCCCGGGACTCGACCCCGTGCTCGCCCTGCAGAAACTCTACCGCTGGATGCGTAAAAACACCGCCCTGACACAGGCACTGTCCGATGTCAATTACAACAAATACCGCCACAGCTTCCTTAAACGGGAAGTCCGGCTGATCGTGTATTACCTGGGAGAACCTTGA